The genomic stretch GAGTAATGTATTTAAAACTGAATCAAACTAATAATTAAATCAGTGGCCAACTGCATAAACAATAGCAACTAGGATTAAGACTGTGCCTGTGCCCGAAATTACTGTAACAGTATTTACTGAATTATAGGAAGTACCCACTGCTCTATCATTAATACTGTATTTTCTATATTGTGTGTGGTGCATTCTGCCATGTCCTCTGACCCACAACCTTTATCCTGTATAGCTCCAGTATGGCTGAGTTTTAgtgcattgcgttagcagcacaaaaggtcatgggtttaaaccCAGGCAAcccacatgctgataaaaaagTATATCTTGTAAAGCACTGTAATGCACTTTGGATAAAACCTTTATATAtacctgtatatatatatacagtagtaaagtagaagtgacgtgattatcaagtatggtaacccatactcAAAATTGAATCTCTTTAATTAACCCATCAgtgtgagtagtgaacacacacactggtagtcgtgaacacacacaccAGGAGAGAAGGGTGCCTTGCTCATGGGCACCTCAGTCCCAACAGACCGGCAATAAAAATTGAAATAGTGACCTTTGGACTACAAGCCAGACTCTCTAAACAACAGGCCTCCAGGTGATTTCGGACGCAGGCAGCGTCTTAAAAACTAGTCTGATCTGTTCTTACTTTTCAAATTCAAATACCTcttttgtaattaaataaagttatataaatgtataaccAATCTTGAAGAAAACCAATTTCATGACTAACTTGTAAGAATAATCCAAGCAGTTTATGCAACTGGCCACATTTCTTTTTTGTATAttgtaatataaaatatttatttcactTGTCAACATTTTAATCCCTTATTATTCAATTTATAGTATCAGCTCTGAATGCAAAAACCACCCAATCATTATAAATAATACAGAAGACAATACGTGTCCATCGACTGACCACCGCAATGGGATTTTACAGTTTCTCTGGATAACTGGTCTACTAATGCTGCTACTGGTGGTGGCTTTGTTAACCTGGTGGATTAAACGAAAACAAAGTCAGTTTTCATTACTACCTTTTTTAATTCATTTCAAATTCAGGATTTATTATATTGTTGCATTAGTTAACTTATATAACATGATAATTTTTTAGTTCTATTGAGTCAATACATTGAACAGTAGTAGCACATAGTTTATTTTGTGGTATTTTAATATACTTCTTTCTGCATTCAGATGGGGATACGCCAGATCCCAGTTCTGTGGTATGTGTTTATACAGATCATTTCTACAATACTGTAACATGAATTTACATCTATCCCATTTAATTAACCATATAAATATAATCTAAAGATATGTTCTCTCTTTATGAACAGGCAGAGAGATCTGTCTGGTACGGTACTGTTGTCTTCAAGAAAGCAAACAACGGCTCTATTGTAAGCTTACAAGAACCACATCCCAGTTCTGTGGTATGTGTTCACACAGATAAAATACTGTTATATGAATTTACATCTTTACCATTTAAATAATCATactgtataaatataatttaaagagATTTTTTCTCTTTATGAACAGGAAGAAAGATCTGTCTGGTACAGTACTATAGTCTTCAAGAAAGCAAAAGAAGATGAAGATGACGACGTCTTTATTGTAAGCCTACACTGctgataaaaaacaaataagttaatgtaaaaatagttcagaaatcgcatactgtgacagtaggtactgaTGAAGTATCTACTCATTGACCATTGAGTcagtactatatagtatgaatatggaAAGTATGAATGAATTTAGACGTACTGCATCTGATACATCATGTGATATGATGTCACTTACCATCGGGTCTGTGCAGTGCCAGATGACTTTAAGAGCAAAAGGGGCCCCCTAGTAGTTTGGGCTTCTATGCACCTTGCGTACTCTGCGTATAGGGAGGACCGGCTCGGAGTTTCAGACACAGCCAATCTTTCATGAAGCAAATACGTTTATGTAGTGTATGTCGGACATATGTTTTCATGTGTAAATACAAACAGTAGCTTATTGCTGAGGGCCAGAGCTGGAGTGCGTCGCAGTGTACAACAATACGTAACTAGAGAGTTATTTCCATGACAACCACGTCACTCACGCCTGATGCCACCGGTCATTACAAAGCGTCACAAATCTCATAATTCATAATTTACTGGATAGTCTATTTCTTATGTTTCTTTAGCTTGTTGTATATTTTCAGGATTATATTAGCAACCTTGAATAAGCACAGTGTGCATGCTGAAAGTCTTAAAAGCATAACGAAattataaacaaatatttttcacattaaCAATGAATTCCTAAGATTTTACTTTAATTTGATTCACCTACAACGATTTGAATTTACAACAGCATTCAGCAACTTTGAATTTAGGCTTTTGTGACAGCGCTGTAGTGAGACTTCTGACTGCCAAAGATAGCGTAATTTATTATCTATGAATTATAATATTTACTTGGCTCTGACAATAAAATACcactataatttttttaaatgtttgttgctACAGTTTTACTATTGAATTTATTGGCaataattttatttgtgtgtgtgtgtgtgtgttatttggATGACCTTCATTGCTTTTCCTTTTCATTTCCTGACACACAGTAagaggtggtttcccggacagggtttagattgatccagaactaggccttatttatattaggatgtttaagtcatttttactagcaaaccttacaaaaaacaacactggTGTGCATGTTGAGGCATAACAATGGCAATATGTTTGAAGATAATGTCaatacaaggtgtttttaaattaaggcagctcaaaaatgcattttcgTCTGGCATAAGCCCtgccgggaaaccacccctaaatgttTAATTTGCGAATCTGAACATGTTTATCGTGGCCAGGGTTGGGTTAAGATTGTAAACATCCTTTCTCAATAttctgttcattttattaaaaattcccCTTACAATGTTGATCCCTTTTAAACATTCAGGTTATACAGTAGGGTtcattttttaatcattttttgtaaattaaagaTTGTGATTTTTCCTTTTATTCATTTTCTTAGGGCTGTTCTACTGAAAAGGGTGATGAAGTGATCTACAGTGCAGTAAAATATCTTAAATAACAGGTGAGTTATAACAAGTTGTCACGGTAAGAAATGGATTTACGTCTTGTTTCGTTTAAGACATAAGAACAAACAGAGACCATTATACAAAATATgaagcatttttgttaaaatcaacatatattttttaaacaatttcatcTTGAGTTTGTAAGTTATGTCAAATTTTCACAAGCCAAAATTTAAAATAGTAACAAATAACTTGCTGTGAGACTTGCATCTTGACATGTTTGTTTTAAGGGCTTAATGTTGTTCTGCTTTCCTGCTCTTCTTATTAATCAATGTGAGAAGTAAAACTAGAACCTGACAGCACAACAGACATCTACAGTACTCGTATACCTGCAGGTCTCTCAAGTCTCACACATTCACTgtgagacacacgcatttcagcCAGTTCACACGTCATATCTTGTATTTCTTTCGCTGAGAAGTAAGAGAACGTTTCCTGCTATACGGTTTCAGAAGTAACAATGAAAGATgaaagatgggttcaagtttactacgtggtaactaaacattttttatacagagataGTGTGTTAAAAtaagcacattttagttcatgttCATTGTGTCTCAAAATATCACAgataagtacacttagatgttctTTAGATTATCTAAAGTAGTACTTAAGAAGAATTTTTAGTATCTTaggtacaaaatttgtgtgccAAAATAGGTGAAAAAGTCGTACACTCTCATAATGTATAATACCGTTGGAACTGTTTGGGGCcagatttcattttaattttgatacatttgtattttttaaaatatatacaactatttgaatTTGTCTGTCTTTTATCAGACTTACCAATTGTTATAATTTCTATTTGTGCTGGTCAATTATAAACAAAAGGTAAAATGCTAGCAAAAACTTGAGAGAATTGGGTGGGGCCGAGGCACCGCTGCTGCAAAAACCTGAGTGGCCCGGTATTACTTTTGGTAAAATTTAAGAGCTCTGACATGATACACCAAATTTCAAGTtacacacactgcaaaaaatgactttcttaacttagtattttgtctttttttcagtacaaatatctaaaaattctcaaatcaactttcttaatgagcaaaatgacctaagaaaataagatacaaaatggtcccaagctatCATTGGGGCAGTACCCTCTTAGAAAAGTCCTGTATACAGATAtgcatacatttggtaccaatacattatgtacctctaaggtacaaatataaactctttaggtgccccactgacagctaggggccattttttctgacagtgtatgataGTTAGATATAAAGTTGATGTCTTTAGTTGtttcatgttaatttttttgtattccCTAGATATGTACACTATGGGTGAAAAGTTTGGAATCACTTACAAATTCTTTatataggggagagcgggggcgaaagtacaatttttcagaaaaacttaatttaaaagataatgttttagacagagatatatttttgctgtggtcaaaaACTCACAAGTGTgctctatcaataccaggtgtaattttgtaaaaatgtaaaacaacttcagtataatttcactttaaacataagTAGTGCATTGTAACTTTTGACCCCACCTGcagggatgaaagtaacacaggtgggtcaaaagtaacacaacaaaacaagatatttatttaaaattttagttttatcaaatgtttcaaaagcaaccaacagtaaaaacttaaattgttgagaataaaacatcttcaacagtttgaacactatgaaaatgaatttaaatcaaattagaataatataaattttcaatacaacagtattagcagcgaGACAAAAGTAGGAAGTGTTAATTTGGACCCGACAGGATCTCACATTTAAACCCGAGaaaaaactctgagaagtcaaacttcaggatgtgttatagcactaaataacctgtaggtTGATCAGTACTTtaacacatgaaaccagaaacatattgcgttataagaaaaaaagacagcttttggaatttacttatcatggttaAAAGCACCTTTCTGGATCTACATGCGGAAAACGGCGAGTACTGTAAATGACGCAGTATTTTCAGCTCAGTAACAAGTTTGTGTGTTAAAGATACTGTCATAGTTTgaaatgcaaatgttatcagggctctgagaaaatcgctttgttactttcgtctgttacttttgccccggttctcccctaTATTTTTCCATGTTACAGAATAATAGCAAACTCATCAAAACTATAACATGACACAAATCCAACAGTAGAGTTATTTTGTGAGTATCATCCAAAATGAATCTGCAGTGTAGTCAGCCTACAGTAGAATTCCCAAAATGGAACTCATGGAATTTTATCAAGCAGCTTCTTGAAGCCTGAAGCTGAGATgaatttttaaagaatattgaaGGAGTTTATATCTGTTCTAGGCTATTATTGGCTTTTTCTTCAATTTTAAGTCATCAATttcaaaaatatagttttatatattCAGGGGCCCTAAGCGATTCCACATATCGGGGCCCCAGTAGTCAAACTTGAACTCGAAACACTTTTTCTATGTATGAAGAGTATAAATGCAAAAGCAACTAAAGAAAagattttgcatctgagcccttcttatattttttattctgtgtttttatacatttgtAAATAATTACAAAGCATGATTTAAATTGTATGTAACCTGgaacgtttattttttttttattgtaaaatctAATACAATTAAAttcacaaacaaaaaacaaaattaaaactaaaagtgCAGAAAGCAGGAAAGGGAGGGGATGCTGCATAAACAGTCGCTACAGATAAAGAGAAAATGACGTTGTCATTGCTCTGTTCgctaagtttttatttttaacggCCACACACTATGAGATACAATTGCGCAACTCCCTTCAGAGTTTACACAGGAGTTGATCTTCTAGGGGAATAGGGCATAGGGATGATCACTTCCTATTAGCCCCCTGTCCTGTGTGCTGTTCGCATCGCTATTCATTTTCCTGGCTATATTCACCGGCTGAGTAAACTCAGCTACAGCTTCTGTGGGACTCTGTAGACAGAGTAAAAAGAAGCAAGTTTTGAGAGTTTAGCCGCATTATTTTTTCCTCCTTTTTTCAGCTCAGCTGAGGAAGCTGCATTTCATTGTTTGTCTTATTTCTAAACCTCGCCTTCTGCTTGCAAATTCTcactcttgctctctctctctctctctctctcttactctAAACTCTGTCTACTCTGAGTCTCATCTGGCAGCCGTTGAACTGCTTACGCATCTGCAGCTCGATAGGAAAATTTCATTAGGCTATTTATGATGGGGGCATGCTGTAATAATAACAATGTCAAATCTTAATGGTTATAGACAGGACATACAATATATGACAGTAAACTAATAAGTTTTATATGATTTACACAGCCTTCTTGGTATTTGTCAGGCTGCTTACCTCGCTTATTGGTTAAGTCCGCCCCAATATACAGTAcggtgcaaaagtcttagggcaCCACCatcagacttgttgttttagaaattttaatgtccatctatatttatttttcaatttattttattaacacacaaacagaaaacacaggaaatatgtaaaaaaaaaaatcaggcCTAAATGTCTTCTTACAGAATCgtcggtgtttagtgtgacctctcttggcacgaaacacatcttgagcttttttgaggagacctgaagtcctgaagtcattcgattagaatttgaaattaggatttaatattatttaggtttaagagatcctgcagtttcctgctattgctcaagtgaaaggggagtttaccctaaaaacttgacacatcagtttacatttttaaacagtttttaataGCATagacatatttcctgtattttctggatgtattctattaaagagactgagaaacaattatatataatcactataacattgcaaaaacaacaaatctaattgtgGAATGGTGgcataagacttttgcacaacactgtatattttttatttttgttaaataaaagttttgttttctAATGAAAGATATTAATATGTTTTGCACAAAAGTAatttaaagaagataaacatacagtacaccTTCAGATTATAAGATTTTTAGGATCATATtaaacatttcagtcaagtgaTTCCTAACTTTTGACCTGTAGTGTAATGCTACGTGCACACTACCAGCGACTTTGCCAGTCTCTTTCAACGAGGTCGTCTTATTCTTTTTGTCCTAGTAatcttataacaaaaaatgaGTAACCATCCATTGTTGGACCAGATGATAGACAGATGACGTTTACTCCATGATTCACTCCCATTGGTAGTCGTTTCCGTAAgtcgctcatcatttgcataaagttgacGGTTTTTCAATATTGTTGCTTTGCTGGACATGCCCCATCTGGTTGCCAAAGTTTACTGTCACGCATGCTGCCAAAATTGGGTCCAatcggcaaaaacacattcattttatattACCCGAGACCTGATGCCGGTTATATTATACCCGTCCCATGACCATGGCACACGTGAAACCATTAGACCTGAACACCCTCGGGTCGCACCTCTGGTTTTCGGATCCAAGTGAATCGGTGAATGTGAACGGGTCACaagtctgtgtttttattttattaatgtacAAACCAGCTCTTCTGATCCCAGCATGCAATTTTGCTTTAAAAGATGTCTGATAGCTGTCCAAACACAGTCCAGCCATCTAGGCTAAATCCAGGCAAAATTTTGACTGTTAGTGAAAAGTTTATCATAGtccaaaaataatgaaataaagtaactaaataaatgaaagcaaacaccttgtaatcactgttgactttgcttacataatGGAATATCAATCATCTTACAagttattttggaaaaaaaacgaCTTCTAACCAAATTCACGTTTATTTGGGCTAGAactgggttactcatagcccaAATATCCCGGGTCTCTAGTTAACCTAGATCAGGGTttcccaaatcttaccctggagggccggagcactgcagagtttagctccaaccctgatcaaacacacctgagcaagtcTATCAAGGTCTTCacgatcactagaaaatcacaggtgggtaagtttgattaggggtggagctaaactctgtagtgctccagccctccagggtaagatttgggaaGCCCTGACCTAGATGGTGAAATGACGcttattgcttgctgggatacACTGACACTATTCTGTTATCCTACTTCTGGTTCTCGGAGGAAGTCTTACTTTCACTTTCTTTtgatcacacacaaacacatgaaaATCTCAAATGAATGCATAATTTATTTGGATAAAATAGGTGGTCAATATTTGATAGACAATTTGACAGAAATACACAAACTATTGTATTCAGCTGAAGCTTGTATACCCTGATGTAATCACTACTCATCATTTCTCTGTATAATGCTGCTGGAAAAGCAAACAGGAAAACATATAGACACTGTCAAAAAGAAAAACAGTACTGTTATATAAAAGAAACTTCCATATTTATAACTTACAAAAGCAAAGCTGTGAATCAAGAGTCCAGTGTTTTTATTCACAGTGTTCCTCTAACAGAGGTCAAGAATATCGGGGCACACATCCCTAGAAAAAGAACTGCTTCACTTCGCTGATGCAAACATACACCCACCTGCTTTTGGTTCTTGTTTACACCCAGTTTCTTTCTCATCTGCCTtgcacatataaataaatactcaCAGGAATGCATGTAAAAGGAAGAAGATACTTGACATGAAGACAGCTTCTGCAAGAAAGACATCAAAGCTATTCACACTGCCTGACACAAGCAGAGAAAGTGAAATGTTTGACACAGGGATGTCCCATGTCCTTTACCGTTGTCTTCTTAGTTTCCGCTCAAACGAAAGTAAAACCTTCTCATAGCTCTCAGTCTGGATCATGTTCATTTCACAGTAACAAGAAGACATACTCCACTGTTTTTGGTTGATTTGTTGTACCTTTTCTTTATAAGGTAGGTAACAGTCTGTAAATGAAATAAAGGCTTTATTTCCATGAAAATTTGCCTTTAGGGTTGCTTTCAGAAACTTTAAGGAATAGCTTACCAAAAAAAGGAAATTCTGCATTTACTCCCCCTTATGTTGTTTCAAAACTTTATGCTGTTTTTGTTCTAGTTTAACATAAAAGGGAACTTTTGGGGGAGATTTTCACAGCTCTTTCTCATATAATGAGTGCTAATAGTGACCACAGCTTACAAACTCCAAAAGAGACTTAGTCCATACGACTTGTGCGCTGTATAGAGGTATCCAGTCATTCATCAAGAATCCTCCTTTTTGTTTCATGAAAAAATATACTGTATGGATTATATACTGTGTTATGGACTTGTGatcacagaattttctttttggtTTCTGCTCTTGTAAATGGTCCTACTCTAACCCGATCCAGCCATCGGTCTGGCATGTGAATTGGGAACTCTAACAAGGAGACTAAAGGCCACGGCCTCTAGCATCTGTCACTAGAGCACCTCTTGAGGTCAGAGAGTAAGGTTTACTCACTGTACAGCTCTCACAAACTAGTTGGGGCTCCATTCCAAAACCTCCCCCAAACCTCACTTCCATCTGGGGCCCACACCACGGTAACCAGTCCTACTCGATCCCACACTAAATGAGACTTGAACCAGTCATCAGTCCGGCATGGGATTGGGAATTGGGCACACTAATGAGGATCATAAAGGCCACAGCCTCTAGCATCTGTCACTAAAGCACCTCTTGAGGTTGGGGATTAAGGTTTACTCACTGCACAGCTCTAACAAACTAGTTGGGCTCCATTCCTTCCTCCGTGCCAAAACCTTGCTCTCATTCAGGTGACTACCCTTCTGCAGAGTTCacctccaaccctaatcaaacacacctgaacatgCTAATCAAACTTTTCACGGCTACCCAAAAATGAGAGAAACAGGGTTGGATCTAAATTAGGCAGgagggtagatctccaggaagaagattggtgaccactgctctaaaggaataaattattatttaaaagctaCTGTGTGTACTTTCAGCCTAATGTGCAGAGGCAGCCATAAGCTATTTGTAAGTTGATTTTACCACTCTGTAGAGCTCTGTAGCGCTTTTAAGATTTTGCGCTTTCATCTTGATATGGCAACATAGGAGCACTTCTGTATCTGTTTATCCAACTGTTTTGGAACCCTGCTCAAAATCAGTTCTGTTTGTTGATAGCTTTAAAGTATGGTATTCCTTTACTATCTCAAAAAAGTACTTGTGCTCTCTGAACAAAAAGAAATTGAGCAGAATAATGTCAGATGGCAAAAAACCCCACCAATCTGTGGTCAATTTGAATGCTTTGAAAACTACTGTAAGTCTTTCCATTTACCAAGCTTGACGGGGTCAAGCACAGAATCACTGAGTTACTGCTCAGCAGTGGATTTCATAAGCAATCTGTGTGTCAAACAGCAAGCTCTGGTTCAAAAACAAACCCTCAGGATCAGGCGGCGGACCTTCTCCGCCCTCTGCAGGAGCTCTGCGGCTGCCAATGCCTGGCCCTCTATCTGGGGTTAGCATACACTGACTCTGAAGCATCTCAATTGCCTTGAGCGCCACCCCCTGTTGGTTGGCAGTCGGATGGGGAGCCAGCACTGGTTTGGCACGGTTCAGCACATACATCTCATGGCCACGATCATCTCTGTACTCTTCCAGTTGAGCGAAAGTGGTAGGACCGTCGGAATAGTCATTGACGTAGAGGATGCTCTCCTCCTTGCTGGTACTATAACCACCCTCTTCCTTTTGTCGTTGCTGGTGACGACTATAAATCATGCAAAGCAGCAGCAGGGCCGTCAGGGCCAGTAAAGAAATGCCCACAGCTATGGCGGTCTGAGTGGCCGTGCCCAAAGCGTTGAAGTCCATGCTCTCCAGTTCATACAGCGGCTCCTGGCTTACGTCCACGGAGGAAGGATGATAGTAAGACGACGAAGAGTGTAGCCGAGGCCATATCACAGAGGTGGAAGAAGACGAGGACATGTTCACAGAAAGGTGAAAGGTCACACGAGCCACCCCTCCAGGGTTCCAGGCCTCGCATTCATATCTTCCAGCATGCGCCACAGTAACGTTACTGAGAAACAGCATCCCGCTACCAGTGTCTGGATCAAAGCTTTCTCTATCACCTCCATCTTCCACTCCACGCACCGGGCCCCGACTCGACGCTCCACCTTTTCCGACGGGTCTGGCAGTCACCAACCTTCCCCCATTCCTGGTATCTCCTTCTATTCCAACCTCTTGTACCAAACCCCTGGGAGACAGCTGGGCTTTACCATGAGACGCTTTTCTCCAGGTGACCTGGGGCTGCGGGTATCCAGACGCCTGGCAAGACACACGCAAGCTCTCCCCCAAACGCACGGTCAAGTGACTAGACTCCAGCTGCACTACTGGGGGGATGCATACTAGACTGTTTGCAGGAACCTCAACCAGACTGAGGTGGGAAAGGCGTGGTGGTTCTGCACACAACATCCGCCGCTCGGCTGAGCTCAGCAGTCTCTGGCCCTCTGCATTTATCCAGCCTCGAAGCCAGTGCAAAGCACAGTCGCAGCGCCACGGGTTATCTGCGAGATGGAGTAAGACAGGTTAGGGTATGAAAACATTGAAATCAAAGACTTTTAAACCTTCTACAAATTACATGCTTTGACTTCAAACATGACTCACCTTCATACTTTTTCTCCTCGTGTATTTATCTTTAATCTCTCTGACATCCCTAATCTCATTCTTTTTACAGCCCTACCTTTCGACAGATTCTCTCTTTTATCTTAAGAAATCATACATATCTGGGGAGAATATTTTGTTGTCTAAAGGTTTCTCTTTCATAGTTTATgagttttaatgtttaatacaACTGCTTGTATTTGGAACAGAACCCTCAACCCTTATTATTAACCTGTCAATGTGTGTAACCTGTCAATATCACAATACTGACAAAACTACAAACTAGCCAACCTCTAAGCAATCCAT from Paramisgurnus dabryanus chromosome 6, PD_genome_1.1, whole genome shotgun sequence encodes the following:
- the lrrc24 gene encoding leucine-rich repeat-containing protein 24, translating into MNSRQLSVVWALTLAQLCVFSLACPSGCRCYSLTVECGSIGLKEIPQGVAYGTQTIFLQDNAIGQIRQRDISELGQLHYFYLQNNSISTVEAGAFRKLGLLLELALNGNRIHLITADVFRGLDHLRILYLAGNQITRLEDYTFRGLQRLQELHLQENGLEMLGDQALVGLSSLALLDLSRNNLRTLSPASLKPLVSLQVLRVTDNPWRCDCALHWLRGWINAEGQRLLSSAERRMLCAEPPRLSHLSLVEVPANSLVCIPPVVQLESSHLTVRLGESLRVSCQASGYPQPQVTWRKASHGKAQLSPRGLVQEVGIEGDTRNGGRLVTARPVGKGGASSRGPVRGVEDGGDRESFDPDTGSGMLFLSNVTVAHAGRYECEAWNPGGVARVTFHLSVNMSSSSSTSVIWPRLHSSSSYYHPSSVDVSQEPLYELESMDFNALGTATQTAIAVGISLLALTALLLLCMIYSRHQQRQKEEGGYSTSKEESILYVNDYSDGPTTFAQLEEYRDDRGHEMYVLNRAKPVLAPHPTANQQGVALKAIEMLQSQCMLTPDRGPGIGSRRAPAEGGEGPPPDPEGLFLNQSLLFDTQIAYEIHC